One part of the Candidatus Omnitrophota bacterium genome encodes these proteins:
- a CDS encoding NAD-dependent epimerase/dehydratase family protein: MKSKELVIVTGAAGFTGRVLLELLRKKAPGAVIAGVDAAGGKRSVPDVDEFIRVDLLRGFPARLLPHMDAATRITCFHLAGVTHGVGPEDLLTANAAMLHVFLAGLLPYRKKVTVVNAGSSAEYGYAGKKGIGESCPPRPVSMYGASKLLQTCTADLFFRMYGLNVVTARIFNLIGPGQTDKLACGNFVKRISEYRTGKIRKIDTLDLSAYRDLVDVRDAARAYMLLAEKGEPGRAYNVGSGRAVKLQTVLNRLLDLSGLARQCVRERKGSQKVPYQRADISLIKALGWAPEYDLDRTLRDMLAYTGTKGGPA, translated from the coding sequence GTGAAAAGTAAGGAACTGGTGATAGTGACCGGAGCCGCTGGTTTTACGGGTCGTGTCCTTTTGGAGCTCTTGAGGAAAAAAGCGCCCGGGGCCGTGATCGCGGGTGTTGATGCCGCGGGCGGGAAAAGATCTGTTCCGGATGTGGATGAGTTCATCCGGGTGGACCTCTTGCGCGGGTTCCCGGCCAGGCTGCTTCCGCATATGGACGCAGCCACAAGAATAACATGTTTCCATCTGGCCGGAGTGACACATGGGGTGGGGCCGGAGGACCTTCTGACGGCCAACGCGGCTATGCTGCACGTTTTCCTGGCCGGGCTTTTACCGTACAGAAAGAAGGTGACCGTGGTGAATGCCGGTTCTTCCGCTGAGTACGGGTATGCCGGCAAAAAAGGTATAGGGGAATCTTGCCCTCCGAGGCCAGTTTCCATGTACGGGGCGAGCAAACTCCTGCAGACGTGTACCGCGGACCTTTTTTTCAGGATGTACGGACTTAACGTGGTCACCGCCAGGATATTCAACCTTATCGGCCCGGGGCAGACGGATAAGCTCGCGTGCGGGAATTTCGTAAAACGAATATCGGAATATAGAACGGGGAAGATACGGAAGATCGATACGCTTGACCTGTCGGCGTACAGGGATCTCGTGGATGTGCGTGACGCCGCGCGGGCGTATATGCTGCTCGCGGAAAAAGGGGAACCCGGGCGGGCATATAACGTGGGTTCGGGACGAGCCGTAAAATTACAGACCGTCCTTAACAGGTTGCTTGATCTGTCGGGTCTGGCCCGGCAGTGTGTAAGGGAAAGGAAAGGCTCGCAAAAGGTCCCGTACCAGAGGGCCGATATAAGCTTGATAAAGGCTCTGGGCTGGGCGCCGGAATATGATCTTGACAGGACGCTCAGGGATATGCTCGCGTACACGGGGACGAAAGGCGGGCCCGCATGA
- a CDS encoding sugar phosphate nucleotidyltransferase, which translates to MKALILAGGKGTRLAPFTATVPKPLFPLGDRTILEIVVGQLKRAGVKDMVFAVGYLAELVEAYFGNGRKFGVKISYARETRPLGTAGPIKALKGERSDFLVMNGDVLADMDLGDLVKAHKKAGSIATICCYRKKQRSSLGMIEHDRDGYLTDYHEKPEYTHIVSTGIYCFSPEALKFIKKGEHLDLPELMIRLKDKGMKVKVFMMKGDWFDIGTPEDYSRALDFWEKSGRKRI; encoded by the coding sequence ATGAAGGCATTAATACTGGCCGGAGGTAAGGGGACGCGACTGGCACCGTTCACGGCTACCGTACCTAAACCGCTTTTCCCCCTGGGGGACCGTACCATACTGGAGATCGTAGTGGGGCAGCTCAAGCGGGCGGGGGTCAAGGATATGGTGTTCGCGGTCGGGTACCTGGCCGAACTTGTTGAGGCCTATTTTGGTAACGGTAGGAAATTCGGGGTCAAGATATCCTATGCCCGGGAGACCAGGCCGCTCGGTACGGCGGGCCCCATAAAGGCGCTTAAAGGCGAAAGATCGGACTTTCTGGTGATGAACGGTGATGTCCTGGCGGATATGGACCTCGGCGACCTCGTAAAAGCGCATAAAAAAGCGGGCTCGATCGCGACCATATGCTGTTACAGGAAAAAACAACGCTCGAGCCTGGGTATGATCGAGCATGACCGGGACGGGTACCTTACGGATTACCATGAAAAACCGGAATACACGCATATTGTCAGCACGGGTATATATTGTTTCAGCCCGGAGGCGCTTAAGTTCATAAAAAAGGGGGAACACCTGGATCTTCCTGAACTTATGATCAGGCTCAAGGACAAAGGCATGAAAGTAAAAGTGTTCATGATGAAGGGTGACTGGTTCGATATCGGGACCCCTGAGGATTATAGCCGGGCACTGGATTTTTGGGAAAAAAGTGGCAGGAAGAGGATATAA
- a CDS encoding NAD-dependent 4,6-dehydratase LegB, whose translation MDLKGKKILVTGAEGFIGSHLTEALIGLGCDVKAMVLYNFMGSYGWLETACGAGDAGPDVFMGDVRDINSVREAMKGVDVVFHLAALIGIPYSYCSPESYVDTNVKGTLNVLQAARDAGVDKVLVTSTSEVYGTAISVPMSEDHPRQGQSPYSATKIGADALAESFYRSFSLPVAIVRPFNTYGPRQSARAIIPTVVTQILSGKKEIELGALHPTRDLVYVKDTVNGFIAIAASDRTIGEEINIATGEEISIGELADKIREITGSSAIIRKARERTRPEKSEVERLVGDPAKLKDLTGWGPGYTLENGLRSTIEWFGREENIACYRRDGYVV comes from the coding sequence ATGGACCTTAAGGGTAAAAAAATACTTGTTACAGGGGCGGAAGGTTTTATCGGCAGCCATCTCACGGAGGCTCTTATCGGGCTGGGATGCGACGTAAAGGCGATGGTGCTATATAATTTCATGGGGTCATACGGCTGGCTTGAAACTGCCTGCGGCGCGGGGGATGCCGGACCGGATGTCTTCATGGGGGACGTACGCGACATCAACTCCGTGCGGGAGGCCATGAAGGGCGTGGACGTGGTGTTCCATCTCGCGGCGCTTATAGGGATCCCCTACAGTTATTGTTCCCCCGAGAGCTATGTGGACACGAACGTAAAAGGTACCTTGAACGTGCTTCAGGCCGCCCGTGACGCCGGGGTGGACAAGGTGCTTGTAACGTCGACCTCGGAGGTATATGGGACCGCGATAAGCGTACCGATGAGTGAGGACCACCCCCGCCAGGGACAATCGCCTTACTCGGCCACGAAGATAGGAGCGGACGCCCTGGCCGAGTCGTTCTACCGTAGTTTCAGCTTACCGGTAGCCATTGTTCGGCCGTTCAACACATACGGGCCGCGTCAGTCCGCCCGCGCCATAATACCGACGGTGGTCACGCAGATATTGTCAGGGAAGAAGGAGATTGAGCTGGGAGCGCTACATCCCACAAGGGACCTGGTATATGTTAAAGACACGGTCAATGGTTTCATCGCGATAGCCGCGTCGGACCGGACGATAGGTGAAGAGATAAATATAGCCACGGGCGAGGAGATATCCATAGGAGAGCTCGCTGATAAGATCAGGGAAATAACCGGGAGCTCCGCGATCATAAGGAAAGCGCGGGAACGTACGAGGCCGGAAAAGAGCGAAGTGGAAAGGCTTGTGGGGGACCCGGCGAAATTAAAGGACCTGACCGGATGGGGTCCCGGGTACACGCTGGAAAACGGGCTCAGGTCGACGATCGAATGGTTCGGCAGGGAAGAGAACATCGCGTGTTACCGGAGGGACGGATACGTGGTATGA